Proteins encoded within one genomic window of Cytophagales bacterium:
- a CDS encoding amino acid adenylation domain-containing protein, protein MKNKIQKSDVQEIFELNSIQKGLLYHFLKETDDNLYNVQLSFNIKGDFNKDVLREAINHTQLNNEALRSVFRWEKVSKPVQIVLKNYHIDFSYYDLLKNNAKDIQRLVEEHSNSDWSKRFDLNDLPFRVQLIQLNHQSFVLNITYHHILHDGWSNGVLLKEIFGHYEHLITTKKPALYAKPDYNTVQRALRQKIDPNERERYWKNYLENHKASSLFLNNHVQQIDLGQTQRQLFTTSATKLKAFSTQHKVTQAAVIYAAYGLLLQKYNNSSDVVFGTTVSNRDSAIKGMEQTIGNFVNTIPLRLETSGENSLLEVVNNVHSAIISRSQYTGTAYPDIKQFLGIKATDDLYDSVIAIENYPLDEESIINHDHFYVELRDVRENTSTPLVITVFFKEELEIELMYKSNLISDEFVKSLALNYTSILNDILDDCSKKVGQISGKLDQVDLRLLEEFNATEYNSTYENTVVELFEEQAQKLPENLALECGEEMLTYGQLSALSDHIASYLQEVKGVKTGDLVGLMLDREKYLVPFILGVLKAGGAYVPIDPSYPENRVKAILNNSSLKVLITRARYQEVFATGAVILDLDTCLEDIIKFPVEPVAKKLDSKNLAYVLYTSGSTGTPKGVMIEHRSLANYITWAAGNYVKNEKTTFPLYTSISFDLTITSIFTPLITGNKIMVYEENESNFIEKIINSEDVDVIKLTPSHLKIVNDGLDPDSLAGKRTKKLIVGGEAFPTQLARDIYQKFGGNVEIFNEYGPTEATVGCMIHKFDPTETTTSVSIGHPINNTQIYLLNESLEHVPTGMIGELFIAGDNLARGYVGGEELTNQHFIENPFIKGEKMYRTGDVAIRCFNGEIVFKGRKDDQVKVNGHRVELGEIEKHLLSHGAIKEAVVTIREEDENSHAVAYYVASDRIENDEIKSHLSESLPQYMVPHYYMHLDQMPLNSHGKLDKKALPQPEIEIEEERVTSVNSTEEKLVGIWSEVLKLDGNKLSVTKSFLDLGGHSLKIVLMLNRVLKEFDVLVPINDFFNYQTIRDLGIYIQSKETKKYAAIERAASAEYYKLSSAQKRLYFLYEIDKPSIAYNGGTSVLMEGDLNKEKINHAFQQLIARHDILRTSFLTINGEPVQRISPQVDFEIEHLSAIEDSVQDSLEGFVRPFDLGEAPLMRVGLIETSPEKHILTVDVHHIIGDGVSQQILIKEFMDIYNEKKLPELPLQFKDYAEWQQSENQEKEIAKQKEFWLNEFSGDIPAIELLTDYTRPLVKSYEGNSISFDFSKEETIKLRSVAEREGVTMFTLLFAFYNILLSKISNQDDIVVGVPVSGRSHPDLEHMVGFIINVLPLRSRFQADLAFKEFLSSVGAKVLTYFDNQAYPYEELIDALNVKRDKGRNPLFDVMFVFQNVEESALKIPGIKLEPLRETRTTSKFDMSLSAFEDVNQISFRLEYSAKLFKPETIKRFKSYFRKIMLTVISDDNVRIADINVLGESEKHELLHQFNDTQVSPPQEKSVISLFEKQAKQASNKIALEFNDDQITYHELNERANQLAHYLVRRGVKEGSIVGLMLERSFDMIIAMVGILKAGGTYLPLDGTHPEERVRHILNESSARLLLTEPKHVDVYEKYIDIVEMGDEQLPTMPKENLPIKESLLNLVYIIYTSGSTGKPKGVMVRHQGLVNLVTSMQQQLDIGEEEKILQFSTISFDASMEQIWMALCSGSVLVLINKQTIADNGEFNRYITEKRITYLHTTPSYLESIELHKPNSLKRIITAGEECGVQLANRLSKDYKFYNKYGLTETTVSSTLGQVTESEANKQHVSIGKPIKNTWLYVLDDQLKLLPKGVKGELYISGEGLASGYVNDQKLTDEKFIDNPFVKGRKMYATGDYAKWRPEGNIEFVGRYDDLVKINGFRIGLQEIANQLSTHEDIQEAVVLKKEKNGDNFLVAYYVSSKKLEPTVLRGYLKDSLPEYMVPAFYVSLEKMPWNSNGKLDKSALAGMAISETIKHTLPINETQKVLVEIWSDILAIEVKNIGVDTNFYDLGGNSLKLIRMTNKVEKHFNVSIPLAKMFEFPSISGIASYLDKKEESESSDDIDADVESGLEQMSETVNLLNNF, encoded by the coding sequence ATGAAGAATAAAATACAAAAATCAGATGTTCAGGAAATTTTTGAATTGAATTCTATTCAAAAGGGATTGTTATATCATTTTCTCAAAGAAACCGATGATAACTTATACAACGTCCAATTGTCCTTTAACATAAAAGGCGACTTCAATAAGGATGTACTGAGAGAAGCAATCAACCATACGCAATTAAATAATGAGGCATTAAGGTCTGTATTTAGATGGGAGAAGGTGAGTAAACCAGTGCAAATAGTGCTCAAAAATTACCACATTGATTTTTCGTATTATGATCTTTTAAAAAATAACGCAAAAGATATTCAGCGATTGGTAGAAGAACATTCCAACAGCGATTGGAGTAAAAGGTTTGATCTAAACGATTTACCGTTCCGGGTTCAATTAATTCAGTTGAATCATCAATCCTTCGTTCTAAACATTACCTATCACCACATTTTGCACGACGGGTGGAGTAATGGCGTTTTGTTGAAAGAGATATTCGGACATTACGAACATTTAATTACTACCAAAAAGCCAGCTTTATATGCAAAACCTGATTACAACACGGTTCAAAGAGCACTTCGTCAAAAAATCGATCCCAATGAACGAGAGCGCTATTGGAAAAACTATTTGGAGAACCATAAAGCATCATCCTTATTCTTAAATAACCATGTTCAACAAATAGACCTTGGACAAACCCAAAGACAACTTTTTACTACTTCAGCCACCAAACTCAAGGCATTTTCCACGCAACACAAAGTCACACAAGCAGCTGTTATTTATGCGGCTTATGGCCTACTGTTACAGAAGTATAATAACTCCTCTGACGTAGTATTTGGCACCACCGTTTCTAATCGTGACAGTGCCATAAAAGGTATGGAGCAAACAATTGGGAATTTTGTTAATACAATCCCCCTTAGGCTTGAAACCTCCGGTGAAAACAGTCTCCTGGAAGTGGTAAATAATGTACACTCTGCTATAATTAGCAGGAGTCAGTATACCGGAACCGCCTATCCTGACATCAAACAATTCCTTGGCATAAAAGCCACTGATGATTTATATGATTCGGTGATAGCGATAGAAAACTATCCTCTCGATGAAGAATCAATCATCAACCATGATCATTTTTATGTTGAATTAAGAGACGTAAGAGAAAACACCAGTACACCATTGGTAATTACCGTCTTCTTTAAGGAAGAATTGGAAATTGAATTGATGTACAAGTCAAACCTGATAAGCGATGAATTTGTAAAATCATTGGCACTCAACTATACATCGATTCTCAATGATATCTTAGATGATTGCAGCAAAAAAGTAGGGCAGATTTCCGGAAAATTAGATCAGGTCGATCTACGACTTTTAGAGGAATTTAATGCGACCGAGTATAATTCGACCTATGAAAATACGGTAGTAGAATTATTCGAAGAACAGGCTCAAAAACTTCCCGAAAACCTGGCATTGGAATGCGGTGAAGAAATGCTCACCTATGGACAACTTAGTGCCCTTTCTGATCACATCGCTTCATACTTACAGGAAGTGAAGGGGGTAAAAACAGGAGACCTGGTGGGATTGATGCTTGACCGGGAGAAGTATTTGGTGCCTTTTATTTTAGGAGTTTTAAAAGCCGGTGGCGCATATGTTCCAATTGATCCCAGCTATCCTGAAAATCGAGTAAAGGCTATCTTAAATAACTCAAGTTTAAAGGTTTTGATAACGAGGGCAAGGTATCAGGAAGTATTTGCCACTGGCGCTGTTATACTCGATCTGGATACATGTCTGGAGGATATCATTAAGTTCCCTGTTGAACCTGTAGCTAAAAAGTTGGATAGCAAAAATCTGGCTTATGTATTATATACTTCAGGTTCCACTGGTACCCCAAAAGGGGTTATGATCGAACACCGATCGTTGGCGAATTACATTACGTGGGCCGCGGGAAATTACGTTAAAAATGAAAAGACTACTTTCCCGTTATATACTTCAATTTCCTTTGACCTGACCATTACATCGATTTTCACTCCTCTGATTACCGGTAATAAAATCATGGTCTACGAGGAAAATGAATCGAACTTCATAGAAAAAATTATCAATAGTGAGGACGTTGATGTCATAAAACTCACTCCCTCACATTTAAAAATCGTCAATGATGGTTTAGACCCGGACTCCCTGGCTGGAAAAAGGACTAAGAAGCTTATCGTCGGAGGCGAAGCATTTCCTACACAACTGGCAAGGGATATCTACCAAAAATTCGGAGGAAATGTAGAAATATTCAATGAGTATGGCCCCACCGAGGCGACAGTGGGGTGCATGATTCATAAATTTGATCCGACGGAAACGACAACATCAGTTTCTATTGGTCATCCCATCAACAATACGCAGATTTATTTGTTGAATGAATCCCTGGAACATGTTCCGACAGGAATGATCGGAGAATTATTTATTGCTGGTGACAACCTGGCACGAGGGTACGTTGGGGGAGAAGAACTTACAAATCAGCATTTTATTGAGAATCCTTTCATCAAGGGTGAAAAAATGTATAGAACTGGAGATGTTGCAATAAGATGTTTTAACGGTGAGATTGTATTTAAAGGAAGGAAGGACGATCAGGTAAAAGTTAACGGGCATAGGGTCGAATTAGGAGAAATAGAAAAACATCTTCTATCACATGGTGCTATAAAAGAAGCCGTAGTTACCATCAGAGAAGAGGATGAAAATTCGCACGCTGTGGCCTATTATGTGGCATCAGACCGAATAGAAAATGATGAGATAAAAAGCCATCTCTCCGAGAGTTTACCTCAATACATGGTACCTCATTATTATATGCATTTGGATCAAATGCCCCTTAACTCCCATGGTAAACTCGATAAAAAAGCGTTACCCCAACCCGAAATAGAGATAGAAGAGGAAAGGGTAACATCAGTCAATAGTACTGAAGAAAAACTTGTTGGGATTTGGTCTGAGGTTTTGAAATTGGATGGCAACAAATTAAGCGTAACCAAAAGCTTTTTGGATCTTGGAGGTCATTCTCTAAAGATCGTTTTGATGTTGAACAGGGTGCTGAAAGAATTTGATGTGCTGGTTCCGATCAACGATTTCTTTAATTATCAGACGATAAGAGATCTGGGAATTTATATCCAATCCAAGGAGACCAAAAAGTATGCTGCTATTGAAAGAGCGGCATCAGCGGAGTATTATAAATTATCCTCGGCACAGAAACGATTGTACTTCCTCTACGAAATTGATAAACCTTCAATTGCTTATAATGGAGGAACTTCTGTCCTGATGGAGGGTGATTTGAATAAAGAAAAAATCAATCATGCCTTTCAGCAACTTATTGCTCGTCATGACATCTTACGTACATCGTTTCTAACGATAAATGGAGAACCTGTACAACGAATATCACCACAGGTTGATTTCGAGATTGAGCACCTTTCTGCCATCGAAGATAGCGTCCAGGATTCGTTAGAAGGTTTTGTAAGACCATTTGATTTGGGGGAGGCACCTTTAATGCGGGTAGGTCTAATAGAAACATCGCCTGAAAAGCACATTTTGACAGTAGATGTACATCATATCATCGGTGATGGTGTTTCACAACAGATTCTCATTAAGGAGTTTATGGACATCTATAATGAGAAGAAACTCCCTGAACTACCGTTACAATTTAAAGATTATGCAGAATGGCAGCAAAGTGAAAATCAAGAGAAGGAAATAGCCAAACAAAAAGAGTTTTGGCTCAACGAGTTTTCAGGAGACATTCCTGCAATTGAATTGCTTACGGATTATACCAGACCTTTGGTGAAAAGTTATGAAGGAAACTCAATCAGTTTTGATTTTAGTAAAGAAGAAACGATCAAGCTGAGATCGGTAGCAGAAAGAGAAGGTGTCACCATGTTTACCCTCCTGTTTGCTTTTTACAATATCTTATTATCTAAAATCTCCAATCAAGACGATATTGTTGTAGGTGTGCCGGTTTCGGGAAGATCACATCCTGACCTGGAGCATATGGTTGGTTTTATTATCAATGTGCTTCCATTGCGAAGCCGTTTTCAAGCAGACCTGGCCTTTAAAGAGTTTTTGTCTTCAGTAGGAGCAAAAGTGCTAACATATTTTGATAATCAAGCCTACCCTTATGAAGAGCTCATTGACGCATTAAATGTAAAACGGGATAAAGGTCGTAATCCTTTATTCGATGTGATGTTTGTGTTCCAAAACGTGGAAGAGTCCGCGTTGAAGATTCCCGGAATAAAGCTGGAACCACTTCGTGAAACACGCACAACATCAAAATTCGACATGAGCCTGTCTGCATTTGAGGATGTAAATCAAATCTCGTTCAGACTGGAATATTCTGCTAAATTGTTTAAACCGGAGACGATAAAAAGGTTTAAATCATATTTCAGGAAAATCATGTTGACTGTTATTTCAGATGATAATGTCAGAATAGCAGATATCAATGTTCTGGGTGAATCTGAAAAACACGAACTCCTACATCAGTTTAATGATACACAGGTCAGTCCCCCACAAGAAAAGAGCGTGATTTCCTTGTTTGAAAAGCAGGCGAAACAAGCATCCAATAAGATAGCCTTAGAATTCAACGATGATCAAATTACCTATCACGAGTTGAATGAAAGGGCCAATCAATTGGCGCATTATTTAGTGCGCAGAGGAGTGAAAGAAGGGAGTATCGTCGGGCTAATGTTGGAGCGGTCCTTCGATATGATCATTGCGATGGTCGGTATTCTGAAAGCTGGAGGTACTTACTTACCATTAGATGGTACACATCCTGAGGAACGAGTAAGACACATCTTAAATGAAAGCAGCGCTCGGTTACTATTGACTGAGCCAAAGCATGTTGATGTATATGAAAAATACATAGATATTGTTGAAATGGGTGATGAGCAGTTACCCACCATGCCTAAGGAAAACTTACCCATAAAAGAGTCCCTTTTAAATCTAGTTTACATCATTTATACCTCAGGGTCTACCGGAAAACCTAAAGGGGTAATGGTAAGACATCAGGGTCTGGTAAATCTTGTCACATCGATGCAACAGCAGCTGGACATTGGAGAGGAAGAGAAGATACTTCAGTTTTCAACGATCAGTTTTGACGCTTCAATGGAACAAATTTGGATGGCATTATGCAGTGGTTCTGTTCTCGTGTTAATTAACAAACAGACCATTGCTGATAATGGTGAATTTAATCGCTACATCACTGAAAAAAGAATCACTTACCTTCATACTACTCCATCCTATTTAGAAAGCATTGAGTTGCACAAGCCAAATAGCCTTAAGCGAATAATCACTGCCGGAGAGGAGTGTGGGGTACAGCTGGCCAACAGGCTGAGTAAAGATTATAAGTTTTACAACAAATACGGACTAACTGAAACCACGGTCAGTTCAACACTTGGCCAGGTAACGGAAAGTGAGGCGAACAAACAACACGTTTCCATTGGAAAACCCATCAAAAATACGTGGCTCTATGTCTTGGACGACCAATTGAAATTGTTGCCTAAAGGAGTAAAAGGAGAGCTATACATCAGTGGAGAAGGTTTGGCCAGCGGTTATGTAAATGATCAAAAACTCACAGATGAAAAGTTTATCGACAACCCGTTTGTCAAAGGTCGTAAAATGTATGCTACCGGAGATTATGCAAAATGGCGACCTGAAGGAAACATTGAATTTGTAGGTAGATACGATGATCTGGTTAAAATAAATGGCTTTCGCATAGGACTGCAGGAGATTGCCAATCAATTGAGCACTCATGAGGACATCCAGGAAGCTGTTGTACTGAAAAAGGAAAAAAATGGAGATAATTTTTTGGTGGCGTACTATGTATCATCAAAAAAACTTGAGCCCACTGTACTCAGAGGATACCTAAAGGATAGTTTGCCGGAGTATATGGTTCCCGCATTTTATGTTTCTTTAGAAAAAATGCCCTGGAATTCCAATGGAAAATTGGATAAATCCGCTCTTGCTGGTATGGCAATTAGTGAGACGATAAAACATACTTTGCCGATAAACGAAACTCAAAAAGTCCTTGTGGAAATATGGTCAGACATATTGGCCATAGAAGTGAAAAATATTGGTGTTGATACGAACTTCTACGACTTGGGTGGGAATTCCTTGAAGCTCATTCGAATGACCAATAAAGTTGAAAAGCACTTTAATGTTTCTATACCGCTAGCTAAGATGTTTGAATTTCCTTCTATTTCGGGAATAGCAAGTTATTTAGATAAAAAGGAAGAATCAGAATCTTCTGATGATATCGATGCTGATGTAGAGAGCGGATTGGAGCAAATGAGTGAAACAGTCAATCTCCTAAATAACTTTTAA
- a CDS encoding TauD/TfdA family dioxygenase, with translation MITDDIQEIAGKEMLLQIENNELTLGQWVEENQEDIENWLSQKGLLLVRGLNIPSEQFGSVLTGLFGEELASYTYRSTPRTEMKNNIYTATEYHASETIPQHNENAYAHAWPMRIGFLCVTPASRMGNTPISDSRVAYEQIPAEIREEFERKNVMYVRNYGSIDLPWTEVFQTEDKHEVEQYCRDNDIEFEWTEHGLRTRQVNQAAITHPLTKEKLWFNQAHLFHVSNLNEELRESLLELLGEENLPRNAYYGDGTPIDADTLSIIRGVYERTKFSFQWEKNDLLLLDNMLFTHGREPFEGERKTLVGMARSYSLKEAVS, from the coding sequence ATGATCACTGACGACATACAGGAAATAGCAGGTAAAGAAATGCTGCTCCAAATTGAAAATAATGAGTTAACACTTGGACAATGGGTAGAGGAGAATCAAGAAGATATCGAAAACTGGCTGTCTCAGAAGGGGCTGCTTTTGGTCCGTGGTTTAAATATTCCGAGTGAGCAGTTTGGAAGCGTACTAACAGGTCTTTTTGGAGAAGAATTAGCGTCATACACGTATCGGTCGACTCCAAGAACTGAAATGAAAAACAATATTTATACGGCTACGGAATACCATGCTTCGGAAACCATCCCTCAACATAATGAAAACGCCTACGCTCATGCCTGGCCGATGCGTATCGGGTTTTTGTGTGTTACTCCGGCAAGCAGGATGGGCAACACCCCAATTTCAGATAGCAGGGTTGCGTATGAACAAATCCCTGCTGAAATACGAGAAGAATTTGAAAGGAAAAATGTAATGTATGTCCGCAATTATGGTAGTATTGATCTGCCCTGGACAGAAGTTTTTCAAACGGAGGATAAGCATGAAGTTGAACAATATTGTAGAGATAATGATATCGAATTTGAGTGGACCGAACATGGTTTGCGAACAAGGCAAGTCAATCAAGCAGCCATCACACATCCTTTAACCAAGGAGAAGCTCTGGTTTAATCAAGCGCATTTATTTCATGTCAGTAATTTGAACGAAGAATTGCGAGAGAGCTTGTTGGAACTCCTTGGAGAAGAGAACCTTCCCCGAAATGCCTATTACGGAGATGGTACTCCTATCGATGCTGATACGCTTTCCATTATCAGAGGAGTTTATGAACGCACCAAATTTTCTTTTCAATGGGAAAAAAATGATCTCCTCCTTCTTGATAATATGTTATTTACCCACGGAAGAGAACCTTTCGAGGGAGAAAGAAAAACGCTTGTAGGCATGGCAAGAAGTTACAGTCTGAAAGAAGCCGTATCCTGA
- a CDS encoding FtsX-like permease family protein, translating into MINLAGLSSGLACALLIYFWVNDELSVDKFYDKEDQLYQVMEHMVQSYGVRTINATAGPMADALLSEMPEVEFATTTGEQIEDAYLSLDEKNIQADGHYVSQDYFKVFTHPFIHGSRSQALSDKNSIVISEELAEKLFGTTENILGKTIEFQHEKFFSISGIFETLPSNATEKLDFALSYDLYEEMHPDVLSWRNTGSFAYLILKPGSSVEQFNDKIKHYILTKTENKSTNRTPFIKRYSDKYLYGRYEDGVEAGGRIEYVKLFSIIAVFIVAIACINFMSLSTARASKRAKEVGIKKSLGATRNALIFQYLSESVLITLFSVILAVLFVLLFLPQFNEIMGKELSFSVDVKLISVIIGITLFTGLMAGSYPALYLSGFRPAEVLKGKLKKGGQIWVRKGLVIFQFMISMILIVFVLVVYKQIEFTRKKDLGFNRDNIVWMKREGKLLDSENLETFISEVKNIPGVISASSMRHNMAGHVWGAGGLTWEGKDPEDKTEFEVVCINHDMIKMLDIELLEGRTFSREFGLDWKNLIFNETAIDYMGLSDPIGKTIKGWGFNDRQIIGVAKNFHFESFHENIKPLVFMLWPDRTDRVMVKIEGGKEYRTIEAIEEFYMDQNPGYAMNYKFLDQSYEAQYVAERRIATLSYYFTGLAILISCLGLFALAAFTAERRIKEISIRKILGSSNWSIIYLLSKDFTKTALIAVVIGLPISYMLTNNWLDGFAFRIALNWQYFVGPGAMVLAITWLTIGFHMLKTSEINPVDSLKED; encoded by the coding sequence TTGATCAATTTAGCGGGGCTTTCTTCTGGTTTAGCCTGTGCTCTACTGATATACTTTTGGGTAAATGACGAACTGTCGGTAGACAAGTTTTACGATAAAGAGGATCAGCTCTATCAGGTCATGGAGCATATGGTTCAGAGCTATGGCGTTAGGACGATCAATGCCACTGCAGGACCGATGGCTGATGCATTATTATCAGAAATGCCCGAAGTAGAATTTGCAACAACTACGGGAGAACAAATTGAAGATGCTTACCTGTCACTTGATGAAAAAAACATACAGGCTGACGGACATTACGTAAGTCAGGACTATTTCAAGGTTTTTACCCACCCCTTCATTCACGGAAGTAGGTCGCAGGCGTTATCAGACAAGAATTCAATCGTTATTTCTGAGGAATTAGCCGAGAAGTTATTCGGTACAACCGAAAATATCCTGGGAAAAACCATTGAGTTCCAGCACGAGAAATTTTTTTCGATTTCGGGAATTTTTGAGACCCTTCCGAGTAACGCCACAGAAAAGCTGGATTTTGCTTTGTCCTATGATTTATATGAAGAAATGCATCCTGATGTATTGTCTTGGAGAAACACGGGCAGTTTTGCATACCTCATCTTAAAACCAGGATCCAGTGTTGAACAGTTTAACGATAAGATTAAACATTACATCTTAACTAAAACTGAAAATAAGTCGACAAATCGGACTCCATTTATCAAACGATATTCCGATAAGTATTTGTACGGCAGATATGAAGATGGAGTAGAGGCCGGAGGACGGATAGAATATGTGAAATTGTTTTCCATTATCGCCGTATTTATTGTGGCTATTGCCTGTATTAACTTCATGAGCTTATCTACTGCGAGGGCGTCAAAGAGAGCAAAAGAGGTAGGAATAAAAAAGTCTTTAGGTGCGACCAGAAATGCACTGATTTTTCAATACCTGAGTGAGTCCGTCTTAATTACCCTGTTCTCAGTGATTTTGGCAGTCTTATTTGTTTTGTTATTTCTTCCGCAATTCAACGAGATCATGGGGAAGGAACTTTCATTTAGTGTTGATGTAAAGCTTATATCCGTAATCATTGGAATTACGCTTTTTACCGGACTAATGGCGGGAAGTTATCCTGCCTTGTATCTTTCTGGCTTCAGGCCTGCCGAGGTACTAAAGGGGAAATTGAAGAAAGGCGGTCAAATATGGGTGCGAAAAGGACTGGTAATCTTTCAGTTCATGATCTCAATGATTTTGATTGTTTTTGTTTTGGTGGTATACAAGCAAATTGAATTTACCAGGAAAAAGGACTTAGGTTTTAACAGAGACAATATTGTCTGGATGAAACGGGAAGGTAAGTTGCTTGATAGTGAAAACCTGGAAACTTTTATCTCTGAGGTGAAAAATATACCGGGAGTAATTAGTGCCTCTAGTATGAGACACAATATGGCTGGCCATGTATGGGGAGCGGGTGGATTGACCTGGGAAGGAAAAGATCCCGAAGACAAAACTGAGTTTGAGGTTGTCTGTATTAATCATGATATGATTAAGATGCTCGATATAGAACTCCTAGAAGGAAGGACTTTCTCCAGAGAATTCGGCTTGGATTGGAAAAACCTGATATTTAATGAAACGGCCATAGATTATATGGGATTGTCAGATCCGATTGGCAAGACGATAAAAGGATGGGGGTTTAATGATCGCCAAATTATTGGTGTGGCTAAGAACTTTCACTTCGAATCGTTCCATGAAAACATTAAGCCGCTGGTTTTTATGCTATGGCCTGACAGGACTGATAGAGTGATGGTTAAGATTGAAGGTGGCAAGGAGTATCGAACGATTGAAGCGATTGAGGAATTCTATATGGACCAAAATCCCGGGTATGCTATGAACTACAAGTTTTTAGATCAGAGTTATGAAGCACAGTATGTCGCGGAACGAAGAATTGCAACTCTGTCTTATTACTTTACGGGATTGGCAATTCTTATTTCATGTCTTGGTTTGTTTGCTCTGGCAGCTTTTACCGCTGAAAGAAGAATTAAAGAAATCAGTATTAGAAAAATACTTGGAAGTAGTAACTGGAGCATCATTTATCTCTTATCCAAAGACTTTACCAAAACAGCACTGATCGCTGTGGTAATTGGTTTGCCGATAAGTTACATGTTAACAAATAATTGGCTTGATGGTTTTGCTTTCAGAATTGCTTTAAACTGGCAATATTTTGTCGGACCCGGTGCAATGGTCCTCGCAATCACCTGGTTAACCATTGGGTTTCATATGCTCAAGACATCAGAAATTAATCCGGTGGACAGTTTAAAAGAGGATTGA
- a CDS encoding phosphotransferase, whose product MLNINATYSSLSVDDLVEKVMPSYDVDRVVKCEFWYRGFNDTYKITSQEENYILRVYKKDWRTEAQINFELDALNYLHNRGAKVSYPIKRRDGEFITALNAPEGTRYAVLMSFAKGDVLTYKDNSDAFLYGERVAELHALSEGFSSNHDRFKLDDTHLITEPLKAIEQFLDERPDDWNYINTLCIKSLENINKIPSDTVDYGFCHGDLHGWNAHKFSGDLIFFDFDCCGFGRRAYEVSVFRWSILLNKGRGNRDIWEQYLKGYNSIRTLSDDELELAADYMIIRDIWRMGLQIFGTFSSGKGSLGDHYIGERINFLRTIEKRWF is encoded by the coding sequence ATGTTAAATATTAATGCAACATACTCATCATTGTCGGTCGACGATCTGGTTGAAAAAGTCATGCCAAGTTACGATGTTGACAGAGTTGTAAAGTGTGAATTTTGGTATAGGGGTTTCAACGACACCTATAAAATAACCTCACAGGAAGAGAACTATATACTTCGGGTTTACAAAAAAGACTGGAGGACAGAGGCACAAATAAATTTTGAACTCGATGCGCTGAATTATTTACACAATAGGGGGGCTAAGGTTTCCTATCCTATCAAGCGGCGAGATGGTGAATTCATTACTGCGCTAAATGCTCCCGAAGGGACAAGATATGCGGTACTAATGAGTTTTGCTAAAGGTGATGTTTTGACTTACAAGGATAATAGCGATGCTTTTTTGTATGGCGAGCGTGTTGCTGAATTACATGCTTTGTCAGAAGGGTTCTCATCGAATCACGACAGATTTAAATTGGATGATACTCATTTGATCACTGAACCTTTAAAAGCAATTGAACAATTTCTGGATGAGCGTCCTGATGATTGGAATTATATTAACACGTTGTGTATTAAGTCCTTAGAGAATATCAATAAGATACCTTCTGATACGGTGGATTATGGATTTTGTCATGGAGATCTTCATGGATGGAATGCCCATAAATTCTCCGGGGACCTTATTTTTTTTGATTTTGATTGTTGTGGGTTTGGCAGACGAGCATATGAGGTTTCGGTTTTCCGATGGAGTATTTTGCTAAATAAAGGTAGAGGAAACAGGGATATTTGGGAGCAATATCTTAAGGGATACAATTCCATACGTACCTTGTCTGACGATGAACTGGAACTAGCAGCAGACTATATGATCATCCGGGATATTTGGCGAATGGGGCTGCAGATATTCGGCACCTTCAGTTCCGGAAAAGGCTCGTTAGGTGATCATTACATTGGTGAAAGAATCAATTTTTTACGGACCATAGAAAAAAGATGGTTTTGA